CCGACCGCGCCGCCGCATCGTCGACCCAAAACGGATAAACTCGCCCGCATGGTCATTCTCAAAGTTCAAAACCTCATCAAGAAATACGGCGGGCGCACCGTCGTCGACGGCGTCTCGTTTCTCGTGCGCCAGGGCGAAATCGTCGGCCTGCTCGGACGCAACGGGGCCGGCAAGACCACCAGCTTCCGCATGACCATCGGCATGGTCACACCCAACGACGGACAGGTCGTCTTCGAAGGTCACGATGTCAGTCGCCTGCCGATGTACAAACGGGCCCGGCTGGGCATGGGCTACCTCTCACAGGACCCGAGCGTGTTCCAGCGCCTGACCGTCGAGCAGAATCTGTTGGCGATTCTCGAAACGCGCCCCTTGAGCCGCAGCGATCAGCGCGCGGCGGCCGAGCGGCTCATGAATCAGTTCGGACTCGCCAAACTCCGCACGCAGCACGCGCGAACATTATCCGGCGGAGAGCGCAGAAAACTCGAGATCGCCCGCGCGCTCATCACCGAGCCGTCGCTGATCCTGCTCGATGAGCCGTTCAGCGGCGTCGACCCGGTGGCCGTCGAGGAGCTTCAGATCGAAATCCGCCGACTCCGCGACGAGGAGAATATCGCCATTTTGATCACGGACCATAACGTGGAGCGGACGTTGGAAGTGTGCGACCGCTCGTATATCATTCATGAGGGGAAAGTTCTGCGTGAAGGCACACCTCGCGATTTAGTGAATGACGAACTTGTCCGAAAGGTTTATTTAGGACAGACTTTCAAAGGTGACGAATTCGATTGAACCTGCGCACCCTGCTGATCCCTGTTTTCGTGACGCTTAGCTCGGCGGCATGCCTCGCCGGGAAACCCGCGAGCACGACAGCGGACCTCCTTCAGCAGCGCTCCTTCCAGATGCTCTGGAACACCGCGGACCCCGACACCGGACTCGTCGCCGACGCGGTCGATTTCAAAACCGGCAAACCCGTCAGTTGGTCGTCGATCGCCGGCGTGGGCTTCATGCTCGCGTCCCTGCCCATCGGCGTCGAACGGGGATGGGTTCCACTCGACGACGCCCGCCAGCGCGCCAAGCTGGTGCTCACGAACCTCCTCGAAACCGCTCCGCATCAGCACGGCTGGCTCTACCACTTCATCGACATGCATACCCTCGCCCGCGCCGGGGCCAGCGAAGTCTCGTCGATGGACACCGCGCTGCTCGTCGCCGGGGCGCTCGTCGCCGGTCAATACTTCGACGGCGACGTCCGCTCGCTCGCCGACGACCTCTATCACCGCGTCGACTTTCCGTGGATGCTCACCGACGGCGGCGCCAAGCCGCACGCCCGCACGTTCAATCACGCATGGACCGACGAGCACGGGTTCAGCCCCTACCGATACAACCAGTACTGCGAAATCATGGTGCTCTATCAACTGGGCATCGGCTCGCCCACGCATCCCGTTCCCCCCGACTGCTGGGAGGCCTTCGACCGCCCGACGAGCACCTACGACGGCGTGACCACCTTCGCCATCGGCCCCCTGTTCACCCACGAATTCAGCCATCTGTTCATCGACTTCCGCAACCAGCGCGATCCCCTCGGCTACAACTACTTCACCGCCTCCGTCAACGCCGTCCGCATCGACCGCGCCTACTGCATCCAGCGCAGCGCGACCTTCCGCACGTTCGACAAGAACATCTGGGGACTGAGCGCCTGCCTCGGCCCCAATGGGTACACCGCCTACGGGCGTCACGACGATCGCGATGACACCGATGGCACCGTCGCGCCCTGGGCCGCCGCCGCCGCCATCATGTTCTGCCCCGATCTGACGGAATCCGCGCTCGACGATCTGCGCGAAAAATACGGCGACAAGGTCTTCGGCGCGTACGGGCTCGTCGAATCGTTCAACATCGACCGCGGCTGGTTCAGCCCGCGCATCACGACGCTCGACGCCGGCGCCGCCGTCATCGCCATCGAAAATCATCGCAGCGGGCTGATCTGGAAATCGTACATGGCCCAGCCCGATGTGCGGCAGTCGATGGAGCGCATCGGCTTCGTCGCCGACGAGCGCGATGATTTTTACATCCGCCCCGCCGTCGCTCAGAACACTGAGTCGGCCACCGCCCCATGAACGCCCCCGCCCCGGCCGCGCAGGCCATGCAGTCCGCCGCCGTGCTTTACCTGCCCGGTATGGCCGGCATGTTGCGCCGCGATGTGCGGTTCTGTGAGGCGATCCGCGAAGCGGGCATCGAACAGGTCCATGCGGAGAACTGGGTGCGCTGGCCGTGGGTCTTGCAGGTACTCAATCTGCGGGACGCGAAACGGCATCGCGAGATCGGCAAGCGGCTCGCCGGCGAATGGGCCGGGCGCGGCGAGCGCCTATACGTAATTGGCCACTCCACCGGCGCGGCCGTCGCGCTGCGCCTGCTCGAGGCGCTCAACGAAATGCCCATCGCGCAGACGTGGCTGCTCGCCGCCGCGGTGAGTCGGGACTATGACCTTCGCCCGGCGATGGAGCACACGGCGAGTCTGTTCAATCTGTTCTCGAAGCGCGATGTGTTTCATCTGTGCGTCGGCACCAGCGTCGTCGGGTCGGCGGACGGCGTGCATCGTCCGTGCGCCGGCTTTGCCGCCTTCCGCGGGCCCGGCTCCCAAAGCGATCGGCTCACGCAGGTCGAGTATCAACATGCATGGCGCGAGCACGGACATCGCGGCGGGCATTTGAGCGTTCTGTCGGCGGAATTCGCCCGCCGGATCATCGTGCCGACGATGCGCTTTCAGATGACGCTCGACGGACTTTGACGCGGTGCGCCCCGGTCGTACAATGCCCGCCATGAGTCGAGCGATTGTCAAAGTCGGCCTGATCGTCGCCGCCGCGTGCATCGGCGGATGTGTCGAGCGCACCATCACGCTTCAGACCACCCCCCCCGGCGCCGTCGCCTATCTCAACGACGTCGAAGTCGGCCGCACCCCCGTCACCGTGCCGTTCAAGTTCTACGGCGTCTACGACGTCCGGCTCGTCAAGGACGGCTACGAGACGATCGCGACTTCGCACAAGGCCGACGCTCCCTGGTGGGAAGCGCCGGGCCCCGACCTCTTCGCCGAGATGTTCGGCGGCGATACCCATGTCGATCTTCAATGGCATTACGACATGACCGCCGCCAAACCCGCCGATGAGAACACGCTCCTGGACCACGCCCAGCAGCTTCGCGCGACCTTCCGTGAAGACGGCTTGTCCGGCGAAGCGCCCGTCAAATCCAAATGATGTTCCGCGCCGCTGGTTGCGCTTGCCTGATTTTCGTCACCATCCACGCCGCGCCCGCGCAGTCGATCCCCATCAGCGGGGAGGCCGTGGCGGGGCTCGAAACATTCGATCGTGCGATGACGGACCTGATGCGAACCACGGACCTGCCGGCCGGCGTGCTGGCCGTGTCGCGTCATGGCGTCATTATCTATCAGCGCGGATTCGGCCTGCTCGACGGCAATCCGCTGCACCCCGTCACGCCCGGGACGCCCATGCGGCTCGCCAGCGTGTGCAAACCGTTGACCGCGGCGTGCGTGCGTCAACTCATTGCCGAGGGCAAACTCAAGCTTGAGGATCGCGTCTTCGATCTCCTGCTTGTCGACCCGCCGCCCGATGCTCATCCCGACCCCCGGCTGGCACGGATTACGATCAGGAACCTGCTCGAACACCGCGGCGGATGGGATCGTGAAAAGTCGTTTGACCCGATGTTTCACGATGCGGCCATCCGGGAGCGGCTTCACATCAACCGCGCCCCGACGGCCCCGGACATCATCCGTTACATGATGGATCAGCCGCTCGATTTCGACCCCGGCGAGCGGTACGCCTATTCGAATTTCGGCTACTGTCTGCTCGGCCGCGTGATCGAGAAGGCGACGGGTCAGCCGTACATCGAGGCGATGCGGGCCCGTGTCGCCGCACCGCTGATGATGAGTACGCTCGCTTTAGCCCATACGGAGATCGCTGATCGTGATCCGCATGAACCGGCATATTTCACCGGTAATTTCAAGCTGTACACCGAACGGATGGACGCGCACGGCGGCCTGATCGCCAGCGCTCCCGATCTGCTGCGTTTCGCCGCCGCGTATCAGATCGATGGGTTCCCCCGCCGGCGCGACGCCCGCATCGACTTCACCTTTTTCGGCGCGATGCCCGGCACGTGTTCGATGCTCCGTCAGCGCCCCGACGGCGTCGACATTGCTGTGATCTTCAACAAGCGCGCCGCCGATCTGGAGGCGATCAAGAAGACGTTCGACGACGCGGCCGCCGGTATCGCGCACCGGCCCGAACGCTGAGGAATCTGATGTGATGTTTACGACTTCGCCCGGGCCGGGTTGCCCCGGACGGTGGCGCCGGCGGGGACGTCGCTCGTGACCACGGCGCCCGCGCCGACGATGGCGTCGTCGCCGACACAGAGGCCCGGCAGCAGCACGGCCCTGGCGCCGATCAGGGCGCGGGCCCCGACCGTGCATCGCCCGGTCAGCACGGCCCCGGGGGCGACGTGCGTGGCGGAGCCGATGCGGTTGTGATGCTCGACGATCGCACCGCTGTTGATGATCGCTCCGCCGTCGATGACGGACTCTGCATTGACGACGGCCAGCGGGCCGATGAACACGCCCGCCTCGATCACGGCGCTGGGGCTGACCTGCGCGGAAGGATGCACGACCGACGTGATGTTCGCACCGGCATGGAGCAGGGCTGCGACGCAGCGGCATCGCGCGGCATTGTCGCCGACGGCGACGATGATCCGTGCGTCGAATTCGCCGACCTGATCGCCCGACCCGATCACGCGGAACGGCCCGATGGTCGTGTCGGTCGCGATGCGATCATCGAGAAACCCGCGGACGTGCCATCCCGCCGCCGCCGCCGCGTCCGCAACGACGCGCCCGTGATCGCCGGCGCCGTAGATGATCAACGGTTGCTGGCTCACGCCGGGGTCTCCGCGGCTTCATTCTTCGATTCGCCGTACCGCTCGGCCGTGGCACTGTCCCATTCGACGTGCCCGCGCGACAGCGGCGTCTGATAGAACGCACTGCCGCAACGATAACACACCAGATGCCGCGGCGCGATGACGATCACGACGACATTCGCCACCGCCACCGCCGCCAACGCCGCCACGATCATGCCCAGCGGCGCGTCCGCCAGTCCCCACAACGCCAGACAAATCAGCCCGACGATCAGGACGAAGATGAACCCCGTCAGCGGCGGGCAGGCGCTGCGGCGATACAGATCAGCGCACCCGCACGCCGGGCATTTGCGAAGATGACCCTCATCGTCGATCGCGCGGTCCCAGTCCAGATAATACTCGACCTCCGGCCCGCGCGGATTTTTGGCGTGCACCACCGCCGGCGGCGAGGACGGATTGACCTCCACCCATGCCACGTGTCGCCCGGCCTTGCTGTTGAGCTTCATGCGCATTTCGGACCCAATCATTGTCGGCCATGACGCATACCCGCACAAGCGCCGCGACGGCGACATATCGCCCATCTGTTCATCGGCTACAATGTGTCACGATGTCACAAACGCCGCCACATCGCATCGGTTGCGTGAGCTTTCTGAACGCTCGCCCGCTCATCGAAGGCCTGGATGACCGAGCCGATTTATCGGTCCGTTATGACGTGCCCGCCCGCCTGCTGGCGGATCTGCTCGCCGGCGAAGTCGATGTGGCGCTGTGCCCGGCGATCGACTATCAGATGTCGGACGAGCCGCTGGTCATCGTGCCCGTGGGCGGGATCGCCTGCGACGGGCCGACGCATACCGTCCGGCTGTTTTCGCGCGTGCCGTTCGAGGAGCTGACGCACCTGCACATTGATACGGATAGTCACACCTCGGTGGCGCTGACGCGGGTGCTGTTGCGTGACTTGTATCAGGTGTCGCCCAAGATGACGCCGCTGGTTCGTCTGGCGCCGCTGCGGGCGGACATGGCGGAGGCGCTGCTCATCGGCGACAAGGTCGTGACGCATGCGCCCAGCGACGCGGACTTTCCTTATCAGCTTGATCTGGGGCAGGCATGGAAGGACATGACGGGGCTGCCGTTCGTGTTCGCGGTGTGGATGGCCAAGCCGGGGACGGAGCTGGGCGATCTGCCGGCGGTGCTCGATGCGCAGCGTCAGCTTAACCGCACGCGCATCCGCGCGATCGTCGAAGCGCAGGCCCCGCGCCATGACTGGCCGCTGGAACTTGCGGAAAGGTATCTGGGTCATCTGCTGCGCTACCGGATCGGGGCGCGCGAGCTGGAGGCGATGCAGCGGTTCTGGGCGCGGGCGCACGAGCTGGGCGTCACGCCGCGCTGCCGCCCCCTGCAATGTGCCGCGCCCAGCGGCGAACAGACCCACGCCTGAGCAATATGCCCGCGTTTCTGAGCCAAGCCCTCGACGACCTGACGCACCAGATGGCGTTCACCCCGCCGGAGAGGCGTCGCGTGCAGATGGATCGGGCGGAGGATTTGTACTGGCAGACCGACCCTGACATCGCCTACCCGCTCGACTACGTCATCTACCGCATCACCGGCTATCGCCCCGACGCTTCGCATGACACGATGCTCGTCGGCGCGGCGGTGCGGCGCGATCTGCTGCTGCTCGTCGATCAGCTCAGCGCGACGCTCCAGGAGCGCATCATCGACTACGACCCGCGCCCGATCGATCAGCCCACGCTGAGCCGACAACTGGGTGTGACGGCCAAGACGATCAGCCGATATCGTCGCCAAGGTCTGTTCACGCGGCGGCTGGTGTGGCCTGATGGGAAGCAGCGCGTGGCGTTTTTACCAGGCAGCGTGCAGCGCTTTCTTGCGGCCAACAGCGCGAAAATCGAGCAGGCGGGCAAGTTTTCGCGCATGGACGACACAATGCGCCACAAGATCATCACGCGCGCCCGGCGGATCGCGGGGCGGGTCGAGGTGTCGATGTTCCGCACGGCCGAGCATCTGGCCAAACGCACCGGGCGATCGACGGAGGCGGTGCGCCGGCTGCTTCTGGAAAACGACAAGCGGGATCCGCGTGTGGCGATCTTTCCCGATCACACCCCGCCGCTCTCGGAAAAACAGCAACGCGTCATCCACCGCGCGTACCACCGCGGCATCGCGGTGTCGCGCCTCGTCCGGCGCTTCCGCAAGACGCGCACGGCGATCTACCGCTCGATCAACCGCCGGCGCGCCGCGGCGATCGGACAACTGACGATCCGGTACGTGACGAACCCGATGTTCAATCGGGCCGACGCGGACGAAGTGATTCTCGATTCGCCGGCTCCGGAAGGCGTGATCGAATCGCAACCGGCGGCCCGGGAGACGGACCCGTTCACGCCGTATCTGCCGCGGATGCTCGACGCCGCGCCGCTCAATGCGGCGGACGAACGGACGCTGTTCGTGCGATTTAACTATCTCAAGTTTCGCGCGGACGCCTTGCGAAAATCGCTTGATCCCTATGAGCCGAGCTCGACGGTGCTCGACCGCATCGAGACGTATTTGCGACGTGCGGTGACGATCAAGCATCAACTCGTGCGGTCGAACATGCGGTTGATCGTTTCGGTGGCCCGCAAGCACCAGTCGGCGGGCGGACGGGCGAAGGCGGCGAATCTTTCGGAGATGGTCAGCGAGGGAAGTCTGGCGCTGATGGAAGCGATCGAGACGTTCGATCCGGCGCGCGGCAACCGATTCTCGACCTATCTGACGTGGGCGCTGATGCGGCGGTTCGCCCAGATGGCGACGACGAACGACGCGCGTCCGGCCGACACGGCAGCGAGCGCCGCGCCGGAGGACTGGCCCGAAGCGATGAACCCGGACCTGGCGGCGATGGAGCAGACGCGCAAAGTCGCCGACACGCTCACGAAGCTTCTGGCGAATCTCGACGAGCGAGAGCGGCTGATCATCACGCGTCACTTCGGCCTCTCCGACACGGCCGGTCAGCGCACCAGCGCCCAATCGCTGGCGGAGGTCGCTCGCGAATTGGGCGTCAGCGCCGAGCGCGCCCGGCAGATCGAGCATCGGGCGATGAAGAAACTGCGAGCGGCGGCGGGTCAGATGGGGCTGTCGCTGGATACGCAGGACCTGTTCAACGAACCGTGACGATCGGTATAATGAAGCGGTCCGGTTTCAGCGATCAGGCACCAGCCGGCGAACGAAGTGTTTGTCCGGTGGATGGCTGACGACGGACGGCCGCCTGATGAGGAGTATTCCATGTCTGATGCCATGATCACGATCTACACCGCGCCGGATTTCGCCGAGGCCCAGATGATTCGCGAAGCGCTGGCGGAGGCGGACATCGAGGCGTTTGTCGACCAGACGCCCAGCCCGCTGGACGGACTGAACGCCATGAATCAGGGCACGCCGGTGATGGTGGAGGAGAAGGACGTGGAGGCGGCGCAGCGGATCGTGGCGGAATTTTTGGCGGAGCAGGAAGAACAGGCCTGACCGCGGCGGTGAATCGGGGGACATTGGCGGAGGAATCCGCCGCGACGCGCTTACAATCGGTCGGCTCGAATTTACCCAACTTCCCTGAACGGAAGTTTTTTTTCATGCGCGGGCGAAAACAGGGATAAATGCAAAAAAATGGGACGACATCGGGGCGAAACGTGGGGTATTGTCAGGGTAGTGACCGTGCCGCCCCTGAGGGGAGGGGCGGGCGGTCGTTTCAAGGATTGCCCATGCGTTCGGACGATTCGAACATGCCGCCCTTGCGACTGCACCGGCCCCCGCGACAGTCGCTGACGATTCGATGGGGTTTGCCATCGATCGCCCGGATGGACCCGCGCCCGGCTCCATCGGCGGCGGAATCGGATCGCCGTACGCTTTCAAGCACCGATCCGCGATGGGTGCTGGCGGTACGGACGGCTCAGGTGATGAAGGGAACGATGGTGGGCATGGCGGAGCGCGAATCGCTGATTCGCGCGGGGCGATTGATGGGGCTGTCACCCTTTGAATCGAACCTGGTGATCGCGATCGTGCAGGATCAGGCCCGGCGGGGACTCGGGCCTGAAAACGCGGAGCGATTGCTGAGCTACGTACCGCTGCGGCAGGAAACTTTGCGGTCCGATCGGCGTCGGAGAATATGGCGCATCGCGCTGTGGTCGGCGGCGGCGCTGGCGGGCGAAGCGCTGATCATTGTGAGTTTATTAAGATAGCAACCGAAATCGATTGCATAATTGATCCAAATGTTTCCCGCATGTTTTGGCATTGACTGAGTGGAATCGCGGGGTGATTTCCGTTAGACTTGAGCCGTCGACATTGGGGTGTCGATGGCCCGTGGGGGCAGCGATTGACATTGTTGTGCAAGTCTTGATCCATGACGGTTTTCCCTCAAGCGGAGAATTCCGACACCGGTCAAAACGGCAGGCAATGTTCGTCGGCGGCTAAAATACTTCCGGAGACGGCACGTTGCGACCGAGTAAACGCGATATCATCATCGCCACGCGAAAAAGCCGCCTGGCGATGGCCCAGTCGGAGTCCGTGGGGAAAATCATCAATCGACTCAATCCGCGTGTGGCGCTGCGGCTCGTCCCGATCGAGTCGGATGGTGATCGCATTCTCGATCATCCGCTGGCGCGATTCGGCGGCAAGGGGCTCTTTACACGCAATGTCGAGATGGCGCTTCTGGACGGCAAGGAAGCGGATATTGCGGTGCATAGTTTGAAGGACCTGCCGACGGACGAAACGCCGGCGCTGCGGATTGTGGCCATTCCGTCGCGGGCGCCGGTGCATGATGTGCTCATTTCGCGCGAGGCGCAGCGCATCGAGGATCTCCCGCAAGGCGCGACGGTCGGCACATGCAGCCCCCGGCGCAGGGCTCAGGTTCTGCGTCTGCGGCCGGACCTGAACATTGTCAACCTGCGTGGTAACGTCGAAACACGCCTGCGCAAGGTACTCGAAGAAAAAACCGTTGACGCGACACTGCTTGCGGCAGCGGGACTGATGCGCCTCGGGCTCGTTGAGCATACGCGCAAGCCCATTCCGCTCGATGAGGTGTTACCCGCCTGCGGGCAGGGCGCATTGGCGATCCAGTGCCGGCTCGATGACCATATCACGATGCGCCGATGCGCCCCGCTTAACGATGTGGCGACTTCCGAGGCCGTCTCCTGCGAGCGCCATCTGGCGGCCGCGCTGGGCGCGGATTGTCATTCCCCGCTGGCGGTGCTCGCTGAGAATGCGACAGCGGGGAATCATCAGGTGCGTTTGCGGGCGCGTGTGCTGTCGCTCGACGGCAAGACGTGTCTTGAAATCGACATGACCGGTCCGGTGGGCCGCTCCAAGGTCATTTGCGCCGAGGCGGCGGCTGAACTGATCCGTCAGGGCGCCCGTGAACTGCTCGCCGCCGCGGCGAAGGAAGCGGCGGCGGGCGAAGACTGATTCAACTCACGAGGATTCGACGGCACTTGAGAATTCGAACGACGGTCGGGCCGCCAGCAAGGGACGCCGTGACGCGATGCCGAGAATCAGACCCACCATCGCGAAGTTCACCAAAAGACTCGACCCGCCGTAGCTGATCCACGGCAGGGTCATGCCGGTGATGGGCAACAGTCCGATGGTCATGCCGATATTGACGAAGACCTGCGTGAAGATGATCGTCACGACGCCGACGACGACAAGCCGTGCGAACGGATCCTTGTTGAGCGCGGCGACGCCCAGCGCGGCGGCGATGAACAAGAGGTAAAGCCCCAGCACGATCATCGCCCCCGCCATGCCCCACCGCGCGCAGATCACCGCGAAGATCATGTCATTGTGCGCTTCGGGGAGCGCGTTGAACTTGAGGATGACGTTGGCGCGTTCCTTGCCGTAGCCGACGGCTTCGCCCGCTGCGGCGGCGGTCATCGCCTTGTATGCCTGGTAACCGGTGTTTTCGCGATGCTCGGTGTCGCCCTTGACCTGGCTGATCATGGCGACAATGCGCGCTTTCTGGTGCGGGCGGAGGAGGGGATACATTGCGGGCATGAGCGAGAGGCCCAGCACGATGATGAGCACCAGATGCCGAATCTTCGCACCGGCGGCGAGCAGCATGGCGAAGAGCACGGGCAGGAAGATCAGAGCCGTGCCCAGATCGGGCTCGACGAGAATGAGCCCCATCGGGACGAATGTGATGAGCAGCGGCAGCGTCAACCCCGTCATTGTTCGATAATTCTCTCGATAGCGCAGATAGCGCGCCAGCGCGAAGACGAAGACAATCTTGGCGAATTCGCTGGGCTGAACCTGCAGGAGGCCCACATCGATCCACCGCTTGGCGCCGTTGCGCGTCGGGATCAAAAAGTCGGGCGTACCGGGGATGAGCAGGACGACGAGGAGGGCAAGCGTGATGAAGCCGAGACTGAAGGATGCGTGAGAGATGCGGCGGTGATGCGGGAGCGCGACAATGAACATGACGCCCAGGGCGACGACGGAGAAGATGATCTGCTTGAGGACGACGTTGCCGACCCACGAAGGCGTGGGCGCGGTGTCGATGGCTTCGACGCCGATGACGACGAGGCAGATGGACACGAGAACGCAGATGTGCGCGAGGTTGGGCGTGAGGATCTCACGGATGTGATTACGGTCGATCACAGATAGCCCTCGTCACGAAGGGCGTAGAGGACCTGGTTGGCGACGGGGCCGGACACGCGTCCGCCGCTGCCGCCGTATTCGACCATGACGACGATGATGAACGCGGCGCGCTGGTCGCCGGGGCGCTGGACATGGCAGACGAACCAGGAGTGATCGCCATCGCGGATGATGCGTTCGCCTTCGTCGAGTTTTCCGTTGTGATTGGCGTCCTCGAACTGCGCGGGGGCCTGCGCGGTGCCGGTTTTCGCACGCACCGTCACGCCGGGCAGGGTCAGGATGCGTTCTCGCCCGGTTTCGAGCGTCAGGTGATTGGCGGTGCCGTAGTCTTCGCTGTTGGCGGCCTGTTTCATGCCTTCAAGCGCATTGGCGATGACATGCGGCGGGATGTTCAGATCGCGGCCATCCTGCGTGCCGGCGCGATCGGTGATGAGCAGCGGGCTCAGGTAATATCCGCCGCGCGCCAGCGCGGCGTGCGCCGCGGCGACCTGAATCGG
Above is a window of Planctomycetota bacterium DNA encoding:
- the lptB gene encoding LPS export ABC transporter ATP-binding protein, giving the protein MVILKVQNLIKKYGGRTVVDGVSFLVRQGEIVGLLGRNGAGKTTSFRMTIGMVTPNDGQVVFEGHDVSRLPMYKRARLGMGYLSQDPSVFQRLTVEQNLLAILETRPLSRSDQRAAAERLMNQFGLAKLRTQHARTLSGGERRKLEIARALITEPSLILLDEPFSGVDPVAVEELQIEIRRLRDEENIAILITDHNVERTLEVCDRSYIIHEGKVLREGTPRDLVNDELVRKVYLGQTFKGDEFD
- a CDS encoding PEGA domain-containing protein, whose protein sequence is MPAMSRAIVKVGLIVAAACIGGCVERTITLQTTPPGAVAYLNDVEVGRTPVTVPFKFYGVYDVRLVKDGYETIATSHKADAPWWEAPGPDLFAEMFGGDTHVDLQWHYDMTAAKPADENTLLDHAQQLRATFREDGLSGEAPVKSK
- a CDS encoding serine hydrolase, encoding MMFRAAGCACLIFVTIHAAPAQSIPISGEAVAGLETFDRAMTDLMRTTDLPAGVLAVSRHGVIIYQRGFGLLDGNPLHPVTPGTPMRLASVCKPLTAACVRQLIAEGKLKLEDRVFDLLLVDPPPDAHPDPRLARITIRNLLEHRGGWDREKSFDPMFHDAAIRERLHINRAPTAPDIIRYMMDQPLDFDPGERYAYSNFGYCLLGRVIEKATGQPYIEAMRARVAAPLMMSTLALAHTEIADRDPHEPAYFTGNFKLYTERMDAHGGLIASAPDLLRFAAAYQIDGFPRRRDARIDFTFFGAMPGTCSMLRQRPDGVDIAVIFNKRAADLEAIKKTFDDAAAGIAHRPER
- a CDS encoding acetyltransferase, whose translation is MSQQPLIIYGAGDHGRVVADAAAAAGWHVRGFLDDRIATDTTIGPFRVIGSGDQVGEFDARIIVAVGDNAARCRCVAALLHAGANITSVVHPSAQVSPSAVIEAGVFIGPLAVVNAESVIDGGAIINSGAIVEHHNRIGSATHVAPGAVLTGRCTVGARALIGARAVLLPGLCVGDDAIVGAGAVVTSDVPAGATVRGNPARAKS
- a CDS encoding sigma-70 family RNA polymerase sigma factor, with amino-acid sequence MCRAQRRTDPRLSNMPAFLSQALDDLTHQMAFTPPERRRVQMDRAEDLYWQTDPDIAYPLDYVIYRITGYRPDASHDTMLVGAAVRRDLLLLVDQLSATLQERIIDYDPRPIDQPTLSRQLGVTAKTISRYRRQGLFTRRLVWPDGKQRVAFLPGSVQRFLAANSAKIEQAGKFSRMDDTMRHKIITRARRIAGRVEVSMFRTAEHLAKRTGRSTEAVRRLLLENDKRDPRVAIFPDHTPPLSEKQQRVIHRAYHRGIAVSRLVRRFRKTRTAIYRSINRRRAAAIGQLTIRYVTNPMFNRADADEVILDSPAPEGVIESQPAARETDPFTPYLPRMLDAAPLNAADERTLFVRFNYLKFRADALRKSLDPYEPSSTVLDRIETYLRRAVTIKHQLVRSNMRLIVSVARKHQSAGGRAKAANLSEMVSEGSLALMEAIETFDPARGNRFSTYLTWALMRRFAQMATTNDARPADTAASAAPEDWPEAMNPDLAAMEQTRKVADTLTKLLANLDERERLIITRHFGLSDTAGQRTSAQSLAEVARELGVSAERARQIEHRAMKKLRAAAGQMGLSLDTQDLFNEP
- the hemC gene encoding hydroxymethylbilane synthase; the protein is MRPSKRDIIIATRKSRLAMAQSESVGKIINRLNPRVALRLVPIESDGDRILDHPLARFGGKGLFTRNVEMALLDGKEADIAVHSLKDLPTDETPALRIVAIPSRAPVHDVLISREAQRIEDLPQGATVGTCSPRRRAQVLRLRPDLNIVNLRGNVETRLRKVLEEKTVDATLLAAAGLMRLGLVEHTRKPIPLDEVLPACGQGALAIQCRLDDHITMRRCAPLNDVATSEAVSCERHLAAALGADCHSPLAVLAENATAGNHQVRLRARVLSLDGKTCLEIDMTGPVGRSKVICAEAAAELIRQGARELLAAAAKEAAAGED
- a CDS encoding rod shape-determining protein RodA; its protein translation is MIDRNHIREILTPNLAHICVLVSICLVVIGVEAIDTAPTPSWVGNVVLKQIIFSVVALGVMFIVALPHHRRISHASFSLGFITLALLVVLLIPGTPDFLIPTRNGAKRWIDVGLLQVQPSEFAKIVFVFALARYLRYRENYRTMTGLTLPLLITFVPMGLILVEPDLGTALIFLPVLFAMLLAAGAKIRHLVLIIVLGLSLMPAMYPLLRPHQKARIVAMISQVKGDTEHRENTGYQAYKAMTAAAAGEAVGYGKERANVILKFNALPEAHNDMIFAVICARWGMAGAMIVLGLYLLFIAAALGVAALNKDPFARLVVVGVVTIIFTQVFVNIGMTIGLLPITGMTLPWISYGGSSLLVNFAMVGLILGIASRRPLLAARPSFEFSSAVESS